A genomic window from Candidatus Lokiarchaeota archaeon includes:
- the sixA gene encoding phosphohistidine phosphatase SixA, which yields MRVYLVQHAEALSEDEDEDRPLSKEGRHNIFRMAKYAAQQLNISVDQILHSGKTRAKQTAEVLADELTPSGGVEQAEGLRPLDDPHKWGEHIDETDRVLMLVGHLPYMSRLASFLVTGDEDEQILSVRNAGINCLEEEDGAWSIRFVITPEMVP from the coding sequence ATGAGGGTCTACCTAGTTCAACATGCAGAAGCACTATCCGAGGACGAGGATGAAGATCGTCCGCTTTCGAAAGAAGGCCGGCATAACATTTTTCGAATGGCTAAGTATGCAGCGCAGCAGTTGAACATTTCAGTTGACCAGATTCTCCACAGCGGGAAAACGAGAGCAAAACAGACAGCTGAGGTCTTAGCAGATGAACTAACACCTTCTGGGGGTGTTGAACAGGCTGAGGGACTACGTCCGCTTGATGATCCACATAAATGGGGTGAACACATAGATGAAACTGATCGCGTTCTAATGCTTGTTGGTCACTTGCCATATATGAGTCGCCTGGCCAGTTTCTTGGTAACCGGTGATGAGGATGAGCAAATTCTGTCAGTACGAAACGCTGGAATCAATTGTTTGGAAGAGGAGGATGGAGCTTGGTCAATTCGTTTCGTAATTACTCCGGAGATGGTTCCCTAA